A genome region from Anopheles stephensi strain Indian chromosome 2, UCI_ANSTEP_V1.0, whole genome shotgun sequence includes the following:
- the LOC118503722 gene encoding solute carrier family 26 member 10-like gives MKLDSEGHESGIVNPTFYQELNEEQTSSETVAARDGALPPIATVSHPMYQQHQLNDAYQYRKPKRALHRELVASVRRMDAKTCCSTVFPLTTWLPEYSWSKDLVRDLISGCTVAVMHIPQGIGYALLANVPPIVGIYMAFFPVLVYFLFGTSRHNSMGTFAVVSIMVGKTVLAYTGTSEPGEPPRTALDVATAVCFVVGIMQLIMCVCRLGVISFLLSDTLVSGFTTGAAIHVVTSQIKDLLGLTLPSVGSMFEIIKTYIEIFKQIVNVNWAAIIISAITIIVLVFNNEILKPKVAKRSVIPIPIELITVIAGTLLSRYLHFQEKYSIKTIGTIPTGLPAPTLPDFSLMPSILIDSFPVAMVGYTVSVSMALIFAKKENYEIGFNQELFAMGTGNVLGSFFSCFPFAASLSRSSIQYSVGGRTQIASVISCGLLAIVLLWVGPFFEPLPRCVLSGIIVVSLKGLLMQVTQLKSFWRQSWIDGMVWILTFLSVVLFAIDIGLLVGIVLSVCCIFFRALKPYTCLLGNVPNTDIYLDVKRYDGLIQHAGVKIFRYCGALNFASRAAFKTTVCETLGINLTEEIKRRKDPDWKPSAEQACRVLVLDFTSLSSIDPSAIGTFKAMVREFEVLDIRTVLAGCQPPVFEVMQKCGLIGDIDKPYCRVLTSVHDAVQYAREYVGNGSIGGSVVSAATGIV, from the exons ATGAAGCTCGATTCGGAAGGGCATGAGAGTGGTATTGTCAATCCTACCTTCTACCAGGAGCTGAACGAAGAACAAACGAGCTCGGAAACGGTGGCGGCACGTGATGGCGCACTGCCGCCGATCGCTACCGTGTCCCATCCGAtgtaccagcagcaccagctaaACGATGCGTATCAATATCGGAAACCGAAACGGGCACTGCATCGGGAGCTGGTGGCCAGCGTACGGCGGATGGATGCAAAGACGTGCTGCAGTACCGTCTTTCCGCTGACAACCTGGTTGCCGGAGTACTCGTGGAGCAAGGATTTGGTGCGCGACTTGATTAGTGGGTGTACGGTGGCTGTGATGCACATACCGCAGGGTATCGGATACGCGCTGTTGGCCAACGTGCCACCGATCGTCGGCATCTATATGGCGTTCTTTCCGGTGCtggtgtattttttgttcggtACCTCACGCCACAATTCGATGG GAACGTTTGCCGTAGTTTCTATTATGGTCGGTAAAACCGTACTCGCTTACACCGGCACCAGCGAACCGGGAGAACCACCACGCACCGCGCTGGACGTGGCAACGGCCGTTTGCTTCGTCGTAGGCATAATGCAGCTCATCATGTGCGTCTGCCGGCTCGGCGTTATATCCTTCCTGCTGTCCGACACGCTCGTTTCCGGTTTTACTACCGGGGCAGCAATTCACGTGGTGACGTCCCAGATCAAGGACCTGCTAGGACTCACGCTACCGTCCGTGGGCAGTATGTTCGAAATTATTAAG ACGTACATCGAAATCTTCAAGCAAATTGTGAACGTTAACTGGGCGGCAATCATCATCTcggccatcaccatcatcgtgcTGGTGTTTAACAACGAGATCCTGAAG CCGAAGGTCGCCAAGCGCAGTGTCATTCCGATACCGATCGAGCTGATTACGGTCATTGCCGGCACATTGCTGTCACGGTACCTTCATTTTCAAGAGAAGTACAGCATCAAAACCATCGGAACCATCCCGACAGGATTACCCG CCCCAACATTGCCAGATTTCAGCCTGATGCCCTCGATACTGATCGACAGCTTCCCCGTCGCGATGGTCGGCTACACCGTATCCGTCTCGATGGCCCTCATCTTTGCCAAGAAGGAAAACTACGAGATCGGTTTCAATCAGGAACTGTTTGCGATGGGCACCGGCAACGTGCTAGGTTCGTTCTTCTCCTGCTTCCCGTTCGCTGCCTCGCTGTCCCGGTCCTCCATCCAGTACTCGGTCGGCGGACGCACCCAGATCGCGTCCGTCATTTCCTGCGGTTTGCTAGCGATCGTGCTGCTGTGGGTAGGACCGTTCTTCGAACCGCTGCCACGCTGCGTACTGTCCGGCATTATCGTGGTATCGCTCAAGGGATTGCTGATGCAGGTGACGCAGCTAAAAAGCTTCTGGCGCCAGAGCTGGATCGACGGGATGGTATGGATACTGACGTTCCTTTCCGTTGTGCTGTTTGCGATTGATATCGGGCTGCTGGTGGGCATCGTGCTAAGCGTTTGCTGCATTTTCTTCCGCGCGCTCAAACCGTACACCTGCCTGCTTGGGAATGTGCCCAACACGGACATTTACTTGGATGTGAAGCGTTACGACGGG CTGATTCAACACGCCGGCGTAAAGATATTCCGCTACTGTGGAGCACTTAATTTCGCTTCCCGCGCCGCCTTCAAAACAACGGTCTGTGAAACGCTTGGCATCAATCTTACCGAGGAGATTAAACGACGGAAGGATCCGGACTGGAAGCCTAGCGCGGAGCAGGCATGCCGGGTACTCGTTCTTGACTTTACCTCACTCAGCTCCATCGATCCGTCCGCCATCGGAACGTTTAAGGCGATGGTGCGCGAATTCGAAGTGCTGGACATACGGACCGTCCTGGCCGGTTGCCAGCCGCCAGTCTTTGAGGTTATGCAAAAGTGCGGATTAATCGGGGACATCGATAAACCGTACTGCCGGGTGCTTACCTCCGTCCATGACGCTGTACAGTATGCGCGGGAATACGTGGGAAATGGTTCGATTGGTGGAAGCGTCGTTTCCGCAGCTACCGGCATTGTGTAG